CGGTCGTCGCGATGAGCTTGTCCTGCGGGTTCTCCGATGACGACAGCCCGGCGAGGGTTTCCGAGGTCAGCCCGGCCCCTTCCAGCGTGTCGCGCATATATTCGGCGGCCATCTTGTCGCCCATGGTCACGTCGCCATCGAGCAAGCTGTCCAGAAGCCCATCGAAATCCCCGATGGTCAGCGCATCCTGGAAACCGGAGAGATCGGTGATCTTGGCCGCCCGTGAGCGCAGGTCCCCCACCGAATTGTAAAGGCTCGCGATCTCGTTCAGGCCCGAGATCGACCCGAGGATGCCTTCGAGGTTGGTCAACTGCTCGAGACCGGTCTCGACCTGCTTCTTCAGCTCTTCGATCTGCGCGATCTGGTTTTCTGCATCGCGAAGTGTTGCTTGAAGCTGCTCGATGTTCTTGGCGAGGTTGGTGCCGTCGATGACGGGCACGCCTTGTGCCAGAAGAGGTGATGCCAGAAGCGATGCACAGACGGCGAGCGCGAGACGCGCCCTTGTTCGAAGGACGGCAGGTCTCACGGAGTGTACTCCCAGAAGGTGGTGTATTGCAGGGATTGTGCGGCGTCCGAGAGCCCACGGGCCGCCTCGACCTTGACGGCGCCCGCGCGCAGCCGAAGCGTCAGGGCCATGAGGCGGGCGCGCTCGGCGAGCATGTAGGTGTTCTGGTCGACCGCCTGTTTCGGGGTCTGGGGCTTGGCCTCTTTTAGGAACCCCTTGATCCGGGCCATCGCCGCCTCGATCTGCCCCGACTGCTGGCCGGAATAGCCGATGAAGGCCGAGGACATGTTGCCCCATTCGGCACTGGCACCCTCCACCCCCGCCAAAGTGCCGGTTACGTCCGCGCCAGTGATCACCGAGAGGTAGGCGTCGTAGTAGCCCGAGATCCTGCGGACGTAGTTCTGGGTTTCCTCGAAGGGTGGGATGCCACCGTATTTCTGGACGTTGCCGGGCCCTGCGTTATAGGCCGCGAGGGCGAAGTCGATCCGGCCGAAGCTGTTGAGCTGGGTCGCAAGATAGCGTGCGCCACCATCGAGGTTCTGCAGCGGATCGGTCGGATCAACGCCGAGATCGGCGGCGGTGCCGGGCATCAACTGGCAGAACCCCATGGCTCCAACCGGGCTGATCGCCGCGTTGGAAAACCCGCTTTCCTGCTTCACCAGAGACTGGAAAAGAATGCGCCAGGTCGTGGGCGTGAGCCCGACCTTCACGACGCCGGGGTGCGTCTCGTAGCGCGCCGCCGTGGCGATGATCATCGCCTCGACCGTCTCACCTTCCCCGAAGAGCCGCTGGCTTTCGGGGCTGGTCTCCTCAAGAGGATAGACTTCATCGGCAGGTGGAAAGGAGCCCGTCCCCATCTCGAAGCCGCTGAGGTCGGTCACGCCGGTCGTATCCGCGAGGAAACGCTCATAGGCCGCCAGCTGGTCGTATTCGATCTCGCTGAGCTCGGAGCGTGTGCTGAGTTTCTCACCCTGCTTCACGGCGTCTTCAGCCTGTTCGGCAAGTCGCGAGATGAAGTTCGAGAGCCGCGAGCCGTCGATGATTGGCACGCCCTGGGCCAGGAGGCCCATGGGCACGGCAGTGCCCAGGAGAAGTCCGAGAAGGAGCGGAGCGCGACGCATGCGGTGGCTCAGTCTGCACAAGGCGCGTCGGGGGCGTTCATCGTGGAGACGACGACCGTCGTGCCGGCGCTTTGCTCGCGCGCCGAGAAGTACTTGCCCTCGGCCCGGAACTGGCCGTGGCAGGGGGAGACGGCACCGGTTTCGACGCCAGCGCAGGCAGAGAGGAGGGTGATCCCGAGAAGGGAAAGGGGGATCAGGCAGTTGCGTCTGGTCACGTCATGTCCTTCCAGAAGTCGGTGGTGTCGCGCCAGCCAAAGGGCGCGCGGTCTTCGCCGGATCGGCCGCCGCCAAGAACGGTGAGCGCCGGCCCAAGGGCCGCGAGATCCATGTTCACGAAGACCGAGTCACCGGCCGAGCGCAGGAGGGCGAGGCGCAGGCCGCCCGTTGGCGTGCAGAGGAACTCGGCCTCTTTCTCGTTCAGCCGCAGGATCCGGTAATCCTCAGGGTTGGCCCGCGGGTTCGGGTAGAGCAGTTGCGTCACCACGCTTTCCGCGATGATCTGGCCGACCTTTACCCGGGTCAGGTGCGTCGGCGTCTGGGTCAGCATCATCACCACGGCGTTCTTCTTCCGCATAGTGACAAGCCAGTCATGCAGGCGCTTTTCGAAGATCGGATCGTCGAGCATCTTCCAGGCTTCATCGATGACGATGAGCGTGGGCCGACGATCCTCGATCACCCGCTCGATGCGACGGAAGAGATAGGCCAGCAGCGCCGAGCGTTCGGTCCCGAGATCGAGGATCTCCGACATGTCGATGCCGACCACATCCTCGGAAAGGCTGATCAGGGATGTGGCCCCGGGCCCAAAGAGCCAGCCATGTCGGCCTCCCTGCCCCCATTCCCGGACCCGGCCCACCAGATCGCCCTCGTCGTCGGTCGAGGCGACGAGAGTTGCGAGGCCATCAAACGTCCGAAGCCGGGGATCGGCCGAAACGATCTGACGGACAGCGGCGTTGAGGCTGACAGTTTGGGCGGTCTCGAAGGGCCGTGAACCTGCGAGGATGTCACCGAGCCAGTCGGTAAGCCAGGCCGCCCCGCGCTCATCGACCTCGGTCTGGAACGGATTGAGGCCCGTCGCCTCGCCGATCCGGATCGCAGAATAGCTGCCGCCCAGGGCCCGCACGGCCATCTCGAGGCCCCGGTCCTTGTCAATGACGAGGACGCGGGCATGAACCCGCCGCGCCTGCGCCATCAGGAAAGCCGTGCCAAGGGTCTTGCCCGACCCCGTGCGGCCCAACACCAGCGTGTGGCCGGCGCTAGGCTCGGCGCCCCGCTCGCCCTTGTCGTGGAAATTGAAGCGGTAGAGGCTCGAGGTAACCGTTGGAAGCGCCGTGATCGTCTCGCCCCAGGGCGACTGGACTTTCGGGCGGCCTTCGGTCACCCGATGCAGCGCCGCGAGATGCGCGAAGTTCTGGGCCGACAGAAGCGCGGTCCGTGGACGGTAGGCCCAGTTGCCCGGGGCTTGTGCAAACCAGGCCGCGCGCGCAGCGAAACTCTCGCGCACCAAAGTCGCCCCGCAATCCTGTCCTGCGCGCCAGACCTCGGAGGCGGCCTCCTCCAACTGTTCCGGCGTCTCGGCCGTGACCATGACCGTCAGGTGATGTTTGCCGAAGACCTGACGGCCCGAGGCGACATTGTCCGCCGCCTCGTACAGTTCCTGGCGCAGGGTTTCGGCGGCATCCTCGGAAGCGCGCATCTGGCGTGCCGTGCGCTTGATGCGCTCTTCGATCTCGTTGTTACGGGCGGGCGTGAAGCTATTGGTGATGACGATGTCGTAGGGCAGTTCCAGCGCGTCGAGCATCCGCGCCCAGGTGCGGGCTGGATAGGATTTCACGCCGAAGATCGTCCCGAAGCGCAGCCCGGCGCCAGTTTCGATTTCCACCCGCTTTCCGGCAAAGGTCATCTGCGACGAAGCGATGGCCTCGCTGAGAAACTGGCCGCGCATCGGCAAGACCTTGGCCATCGGCTGCCCGAGAAGGACACCCAATAACCCAAGCCATTCCCCGGAAGAGATGCTCAGGCGCCGGAAGCCCAGACCTTGGCAGGCCCCGGCCAAAAGCCCCATCGCTTCGTTCAGGCGTTCGATCCTCTGGCCAAGATCGCCGGTGAACGCCGCCTTGAAGAGTGCACCGATCAGAGGGGCACGTTTCAGCGCAGTGGGGCGCAGGATGAGCGACACCATCAGCACTCGCCGCTTCAGGGTGCGGGCGCGAAGATGTCCCTGCCAGCGGGCATCGACCATGGCCGCGAATTCGGCCCCGGTGCCTTCACCATCGAAGGGCTTCAGCTGGGGTGCGTCCGGCAGGGTCAGCTTGGAGACATGGAACCCGAAGCCTTCGCCCAACTGGCCGATCAGCCGCGCAAGCGAAGTGGTCGCGAGTGAGAGGTCCCCTTCTTCCGTCGTGAGACTGTCCTGCCCCTCGACCACGGCAGAGGCGATCAGGTCTCCCTGCCGGGTCAGGATCAGATTGTCCGCAGGTGCGGAGAGCCAGGGCAAGTGCCTAGCGAGGCTCTCGGCTGCGAGATCCTCAGGCCGCAAGACAGATCGAAGTGCCGGTGTTGCCGGGAAGAGGGATTTGAGGTCAGCTGACATGGCGATCTCCGCCAGAGGCTGACTTGCCCCGTGTGCGCGGCGTCCGGGAAAAGACCACGGCAGCTGTCTCGAAGAGGTTCGGGTTGCGATCCGCGACGAACCAAAGGACCGGATAGCCGATGACGCCGATCAGCAGGAACCGCCAGTCGTTCGCCCCAACGAAGGGAATGACCGAGCCCAACATCAGGCTCACGAAGTAGCCGATGGGCAGGCCGAAGATCTTCGGCGGCCGGGTGAGGCCGAGAAACAGGGGCGCGTCATGCATGGGAAAGTGTCCGGATCAGGCCGCAGGGCAAAAGGTGTGAATGATCCGTTTGCCCTGCTGGCATCAGCCTCAGGGGGCTGCGAAGCCGTCGATGATCGTCGCGGCCGAGAAGACCAGGACCACGCCGAAGAAGATGGCGAGGAACAGAGGCCAGTTCAGGCGGCCAGTGAACATCATGTATCCCGCGGCCACGACAGCAAGGATGGCGATCAGCCGGCCGATCGGGCCGGTCAGCGCATCGACCACGGTCTGAAGCATGTTCTCCAAGGGGTCGAGATTCTGTGCGAGGGCGGGCTCAGCGAGGATCGCCGCGAAGGGCAGCGCCAGCAAAAGGGTGTGCAAAGCCAGGCGCGGCAATCGCGCACTGAGGAGATTGCGGAACATGGGAGTTACTCCGAACTGAGGGTTGCGTTGGTCAGCCGCAGAACCTTGGCCACATGGCCCTCGGTTTCGGCATAAGGGGGAATGCCGCCGTAATCGCGGACCGCTTGGGGTCCGGCGTTGTAGGCAGCGAGTGCAAGATCGGCAGCGCCGAAGTCCTCGAGTTGGGCGAGGAGATAGCGGGCCGAGCCGTGCAGATTGTCTTCCGGATTATGGGGATCGACACCGAGGAGATCGGCGGTTCCGGGCATCAGCTGACCCAAGCCGATGGCACCGACCGATGAGCGCGCATCCGGATTGAAGGCGGATTCCACGGCGATGTTGGCCCGGAAGAGCGCCAGCCATTCCGTACCGGAAAGTCCCGCCGCTTTCAGCGCCGGATGGCGGAGGTAGTCGTCACCAACGTCGAGTACGAGGTCCTCGATCTCGGCCGTGCCACGCGGACCCCTCCCTTTCTGGGTTGTGCCATAGGACGCAAGCACAACGAGACCTTCGTTATCTGCATCAGTCTCAACATCATCTGTGAACTTAGCGCCGTTCAGATCGCGGCGTTTGGGAAGCGCTTTGCCAAAATCGAGAAGGCTGGCCCGAACGCGCAGGTCCTCTGATCCTGCCCCTAGGTCAATGACCTCGGCGACTGCGCCTTGTGCGGCAAAAAGCCAGAGCGCCAGCCCGCCGCAGAGGGTCAGATCACGAGTTAGGGTCCGCCTCCGTGTCATGGGTCCAGGTCGCCTTCTCGCCCTTCTTCAAAGGAACGGGGACCGTGGTCAGACCCAACTCGACCGCGAAAGAGATCAGACCGGTGACGGTCTTGAACTCCCGGGGTTCGAGCCCGCGCGAGATCACCAGAAGGGCTGTCTGGTCGCCAAGGCGCAACTGGATGCGCCAGGTGCCTTGCCAGACATTGAGAACCTTCTTTGCGTCCTCGACACAGAGGGCTTCGACGATGCCGCCTTCGGTCAGGGCCTCCTTAAGTCCGGCCTGCAAGATCACCGGGGTCAAGTTCCTCATGGGTTGGCACCTTCCGAAGCAACACGCTCTCGGCAGAACATAGTGCATGTTGCGCTGATGAGAAACATGTCGTCGCACAACATGGCGCTCACCTATCGATAGAATCCTGTTGCGTCAATAGCGGTGTTTTGCAATTCATGCACATGTTTTGAAACCCCGGACTGTGCATGCCCCTTCCCCGCTACAGACGCGCTTGCCTCGTCGCCGCCGCCCTGTTCGTGATGCCTGTCTGCGGTGTCGCTCAGGGTGCGACGGCGTTGGACTGCCTGCCACCGGTCCCGCCTGCACCGGTGAACGATGCTGCCATGCGTGCGGAATATCGCAAGGAGATCGGGCAGGAGTTTTCGGCCTATTTCGATGAGGCACAGGCCTATCTGCGCTGTCTCGATGCTGCGCGCGCCGAGGTGTCCGAAGAGATCAACCGCGCGATCCACGACTACCAGGCTCTTGGCGCCGAGCCTGACGGTTGATCGTGCCAGTTACTGTCTTCCTGCCCCATCCCCTCCCGGCATCTTCACAAGGAAACTCCCATGACAAGACTACGAGCTGCGGCCTCCCTCGCAGCCACCGCCCTGTCCCTTTCTCTTGCTGCTCCGGCAAAAGCCTACCCCGTCGACTGCGCGATCCTTCTTTGCCTCGCAGGCGGCTGGCCAGCCTCGGCAGAATGCGCCCATGCCCGTACCGTCTTCATTGCCCGGATCACCCCATGGCCAGTCGAGCCGCCGCTGCAGATCTGGAACTGTCCGATGCGGGCGAATTTCCGTGGCGAGGCGAAACCGATCGAGCGCCTGTTCGACATCGCGGTTCGCGGTGAACCGGTGCCGCTCGTCTCGATCTCGGAAACGCCGCTGACGCTTCAGCTTGTCCAGGATCGGGCGGATGTCGATATCTCCGATCCGGCGTTCGATTTCGTCCGCTCGATCCGCGTGTTCGAAATCACCTACCAGCAGCGGCGCAGCTCTGATGGCGACTGCAACAGCTGGGGCGCGGTGTACATGGGCACCTATGGACCTCAAGGCGACTACCGCCGTCGTCGGAGCAGTGTCTCTGCAGTTCCCACCGCCTCAGACCTCGCCGTGCCGGCGGACTGTCGCAGCTATTGGCACCGGTCAGTCTTCGTCGAGTGGCGGGACTATGAAGGCAGCTACGGACACGAAGAGGTTCACTACTGACAACCTGAACGACCGCCCTCTCCCGAAACGACCAGAAGACGCAAACCCTAGAAACAGAAACGACGCCAGACCATAGGCCCGACGCCGCACTGATTTCCTCGTGGTAGTGGGAATCTAGCGTGAGCTTTGGGACCGTTCAACCGGCAAATGCCTTTGCTGGAACGAAATTTTGCACGCCTCGCGGTTTGGTGTCGCCCCTTGAAGGAACGACACGACATGGAACTCACGACCGGTGCCATCCTGCGCCGCATCACCGAAACTCCGCTCTCCACGGCGGCGCACAAGCTCGCGACGATCATCCTCGACGGGATTGCTTGGAAAGATGGATACAACGGATTGGAACGCGGGACGGCCGCCTTCACGCTGGCGCACCTCGCCGGGAAGATGGGCGTGTCGCGGCAGCATCTGACGGCGCTGCTGGTCGAACTTGCTGCGTCCGGATTGGCGTTGGTCCGGTGGAAGCCAAATGGCAAATACGCACCTTGGCTGTTCCGGTTCGGGGGGCGAGAGGCTGCCGTTGCGCCGCCAGATGTCGTGTCATCCCCATGCGACACATCACTATCTAGAGAGTCTAAGAACAAAACTATCTTTGCAGGGAGGATCGAGATTGGTGCCGGAACCAACGTCTATCGGACACCCTGGGCGGATCTGATCAAGGCCGCGAAAACGTCGCTCGCCTGCTGGAACGTCGATACGCAGGTCATCTGGGAGCGCTTCCTTGCGTTCAACAGGGCGCGAGGAAATGCAGCGGTGCCGGCGGGGTTTCTCCTGGGCTTCATGCGGCGGTGGCGGACTTCGCCGGGTGCTGCTTTGAAACCAAATTTGCTTGTGGTACCGAAGCGGTCATCGACGCCGGAAGAACTGGAACTGCATCGACTTATTGCCGCTGCACCCAGCAAGAACTGGCAATTCCATGCCGGAGATCTTAGAAAGAGAATTGGCCAAGTTGCGTACGACTCTCGTGTCATGAACGTCGCCAAGAAATTCGGCTGTCCTCGATTTGCAGCGATCCTGGCTGTACACGGGCTGGCCGTACTGGCCGACGAGATTGCGAAATGAAACTTTTCTGTGCCTTCATTTCCCATCGATAGGAATTGGGCTCCAGCACTGTGTACCGCTGAAATCGCTTGTTTGTGTGCGGTAAGGAAATGAGCTGTGTCGATACCTTGGGACAGGTCCGGCTGTTCGCTCTGCGTTTGGCAACATCGCGGACGTGACATCTACGGCGGCTCATGCCGTGGTTAGGTTTGATCCGGTCATCTGAATGGCCCAACTCTCCAAGGCATTCGGTTCAGGCGCCAAGGGTACTGCGAGGCCACCTGCGAACTCTTCGAAAGCAGACAGGTTGAGCGAGTTGACGCCTACCAAGACTGGTATTCCGTTGGACAGCGCTTCCGCTACCACCATCCGGAATCCGCGCCCTTCGGCTTCGTGTTTGCCAAACTTGTTTATGATCAGCAGGTCTGCACCTTGCACCATACTGGCTGATACAAGGCCAACTGCTTTTTCCAAGGCCGCCGGGTCAAGCCTGCAACCGCGCGATGCACGGCCGAGGTCCTGGCTGATCCGTAGAATTGGACCATTGGGTAAGACTTGCACATCCATGTCACACGACCCTGCATCGGAGCGCCCGGAGTTTATCTGGACCGTACCGCAGCAGCGAAACCCACGCGAAGCCATCGCTCTTGAGAGATTAAAGAGGATGAGATCGGTGTCGCCGCGGCCCGGCGCCATAGTGTAAGCGAGGTTCATCTTCGGCCTTCTCAGTTTCGACAAAAGGGTTGGAATTCGACGAGGGCGCCTTCGGGCATGAAATCACAGTCGGCGGGCAAAAAGATCAACCCGTCTGCTGAGGGTAGCCCGCGGACATGGCCGGAATGGGTTTCGGCATCAAATGTCACGACCTCACGACCTTGGCCGTCAAAGCCTACGCCTGTCGCGGGTC
This genomic interval from Fuscovulum ytuae contains the following:
- a CDS encoding type IV secretion system protein; this translates as MRPAVLRTRARLALAVCASLLASPLLAQGVPVIDGTNLAKNIEQLQATLRDAENQIAQIEELKKQVETGLEQLTNLEGILGSISGLNEIASLYNSVGDLRSRAAKITDLSGFQDALTIGDFDGLLDSLLDGDVTMGDKMAAEYMRDTLEGAGLTSETLAGLSSSENPQDKLIATTAATSATAMGVAQLSYEEAAQSLARIDGLVAEIANQEGLKESIDLNTRMAAETNYMLGQMWRLNAAAGLAAGQTGVNWAAEQAKEKSFFDYSGAE
- a CDS encoding lytic transglycosylase domain-containing protein; the encoded protein is MGLLAQGVPIIDGSRLSNFISRLAEQAEDAVKQGEKLSTRSELSEIEYDQLAAYERFLADTTGVTDLSGFEMGTGSFPPADEVYPLEETSPESQRLFGEGETVEAMIIATAARYETHPGVVKVGLTPTTWRILFQSLVKQESGFSNAAISPVGAMGFCQLMPGTAADLGVDPTDPLQNLDGGARYLATQLNSFGRIDFALAAYNAGPGNVQKYGGIPPFEETQNYVRRISGYYDAYLSVITGADVTGTLAGVEGASAEWGNMSSAFIGYSGQQSGQIEAAMARIKGFLKEAKPQTPKQAVDQNTYMLAERARLMALTLRLRAGAVKVEAARGLSDAAQSLQYTTFWEYTP
- a CDS encoding type IV secretion system protein B4, whose translation is MSADLKSLFPATPALRSVLRPEDLAAESLARHLPWLSAPADNLILTRQGDLIASAVVEGQDSLTTEEGDLSLATTSLARLIGQLGEGFGFHVSKLTLPDAPQLKPFDGEGTGAEFAAMVDARWQGHLRARTLKRRVLMVSLILRPTALKRAPLIGALFKAAFTGDLGQRIERLNEAMGLLAGACQGLGFRRLSISSGEWLGLLGVLLGQPMAKVLPMRGQFLSEAIASSQMTFAGKRVEIETGAGLRFGTIFGVKSYPARTWARMLDALELPYDIVITNSFTPARNNEIEERIKRTARQMRASEDAAETLRQELYEAADNVASGRQVFGKHHLTVMVTAETPEQLEEAASEVWRAGQDCGATLVRESFAARAAWFAQAPGNWAYRPRTALLSAQNFAHLAALHRVTEGRPKVQSPWGETITALPTVTSSLYRFNFHDKGERGAEPSAGHTLVLGRTGSGKTLGTAFLMAQARRVHARVLVIDKDRGLEMAVRALGGSYSAIRIGEATGLNPFQTEVDERGAAWLTDWLGDILAGSRPFETAQTVSLNAAVRQIVSADPRLRTFDGLATLVASTDDEGDLVGRVREWGQGGRHGWLFGPGATSLISLSEDVVGIDMSEILDLGTERSALLAYLFRRIERVIEDRRPTLIVIDEAWKMLDDPIFEKRLHDWLVTMRKKNAVVMMLTQTPTHLTRVKVGQIIAESVVTQLLYPNPRANPEDYRILRLNEKEAEFLCTPTGGLRLALLRSAGDSVFVNMDLAALGPALTVLGGGRSGEDRAPFGWRDTTDFWKDMT
- a CDS encoding type IV secretion system protein VirB3 — encoded protein: MHDAPLFLGLTRPPKIFGLPIGYFVSLMLGSVIPFVGANDWRFLLIGVIGYPVLWFVADRNPNLFETAAVVFSRTPRTRGKSASGGDRHVS
- a CDS encoding TrbC/VirB2 family protein; amino-acid sequence: MFRNLLSARLPRLALHTLLLALPFAAILAEPALAQNLDPLENMLQTVVDALTGPIGRLIAILAVVAAGYMMFTGRLNWPLFLAIFFGVVLVFSAATIIDGFAAP
- a CDS encoding lytic transglycosylase domain-containing protein — encoded protein: MTRRRTLTRDLTLCGGLALWLFAAQGAVAEVIDLGAGSEDLRVRASLLDFGKALPKRRDLNGAKFTDDVETDADNEGLVVLASYGTTQKGRGPRGTAEIEDLVLDVGDDYLRHPALKAAGLSGTEWLALFRANIAVESAFNPDARSSVGAIGLGQLMPGTADLLGVDPHNPEDNLHGSARYLLAQLEDFGAADLALAAYNAGPQAVRDYGGIPPYAETEGHVAKVLRLTNATLSSE
- a CDS encoding DUF2478 domain-containing protein codes for the protein MNLAYTMAPGRGDTDLILFNLSRAMASRGFRCCGTVQINSGRSDAGSCDMDVQVLPNGPILRISQDLGRASRGCRLDPAALEKAVGLVSASMVQGADLLIINKFGKHEAEGRGFRMVVAEALSNGIPVLVGVNSLNLSAFEEFAGGLAVPLAPEPNALESWAIQMTGSNLTTA